A genomic window from Diorhabda sublineata isolate icDioSubl1.1 chromosome 8, icDioSubl1.1, whole genome shotgun sequence includes:
- the LOC130447652 gene encoding hormone receptor 4 isoform X2 → MGETQISGIMTLTRTPCELDKMSLFQDLKLKRRKVDSRCSSDGESVADTSTSSPDLLSPSSPKMTDAVLNPPSPDSTPLQLHHPEPTLEKVPNRLEESGVFDGGGGGTPSVIKSLPVIRSHSPPVRPQPQFSPSQPPRPHSSPGRPANISPRTSPVIRHAPLFPPTAASAQEPTSSISSRSVIISQQQPTQNPQLWLKHSRINGVKPELIGGTFGVKTELIGGNFNVKPELIGGNYVGAPVDVKPPGSPMSRSGPVRQTPTVIMGEAGGVRTMIWSQPSSPANDPQLHPTTSNWPQVSNTDESAAQLLLNLGQDRLRPASRNVVSSPSPTSQFAGGSPLNMERLWAGDVRQLPIGQQTQALNLTAPPPGVVPSMYGQSDVKPCPNAEAAPGEHAEQQQQQEEEEQPMICMICEDKATGLHYGIITCEGCKGFFKRTVQNRRVYTCVADGNCEITKAQRNRCQYCRFKKCIEQGMVLQAVREDRMPGGRNSGAVYNLYKVKYKKHKKPSAKQQTKPIDKNLLGHQFKTEPPPGIPSNLVNGTILKTALTNPSEVIRLRQRLDSAVSSSRDRNFSVEYSLSMIKTLIDCDEFQDIATLQNLDELLDHNTDLSEKLCNIGDSIVYKLVQWTKRLPFYLELPVEVHTRLLTHKWHELLVLTTSAYQAIHKVATEQMATTFIEPDFSQEVESNLCTLQNCLISMMGREITIEQLRQDVGLMIERITHVTLMFRQIKLTMEEYVCLKVITMLNQAKPASSSGPSELETIHERYMTCLRVYTQHMYPQQTTRFQDLLVRLPEIQSAASLLLESKMFYVPFLLNSAIQR, encoded by the exons ATGGGAGAAACACAAATTTCAG gAATTATGACCTTAACGCGCACTCCTTGTGAGCTCGACAAGATGAGCCTTTTCCAAGATTTGAAATTGAAGAGGAGGAAAGTGGATTCTCGTTGCAGTAGTGACG GCGAATCTGTCGCCGATACAAGCACCTCGTCGCCCGATCTCCTGAGTCCATCGTCCCCGAAAATGACCGACGCCGTTCTCAATCCCCCGAGCCCCGATTCCACGCCGCTTCAACTCCACCACCCAGAACCGACGCTCGAAAAAGTACCGAACCGACTAGAAGAATCCGGCGTCTTCGATGGAGGCGGCGGAGGGACCCCGAGCGTCATCAA ATCTCTTCCGGTTATAAGATCGCACAGTCCGCCGGTACGACCCCAACCGCAATTCAGTCCCTCGCAACCGCCCCGACCGCACAGTTCGCCAGGTCGTCCGGCAAATATCAGCCCCCGCACGAGTCCGGTGATCAGACACGCCCCGCTATTTCCGCCGACGGCGGCGTCCGCCCAAGAACCCACGTCGTCGATTTCGTCTCGAAGCGTCATCATCAGTCAACAGCAACCGACTCAAAACCCGCAATTATGGTTGAAACATTCGAGAATAAACGGCGTCAAACCCGAGCTGATCGGAGGGACGTTCGGAGTGAAAACCGAATTAATCGGGGGTAATTTCAACGTTAAACCCGAATTAATCGGCGGAAATTACGTCGGCGCGCCCGTGGACGTCAAACCCCCCGGTAGTCCGATGAGCAGAAGCGGTCCAGTGCGACAAACGCCTACCGTGATCATGGGAGAGGCGGGCGGAGTTCGCACGATGATCTGGTCGCAGCCTTCGTCGCCCGCAAACGACCCGCAGCTCCATCCCACCACCTCCAATTGGCCCCAAGTGAGCAACACCGACGAGAGCGCGGCGCAGCTCCTGCTGAATCTCGGCCAAGACCGACTGCGCCCCGCCAGTAGAAACGTGGTGTCGTCGCCGTCGCCGACGTCCCAATTCGCCGGAGGATCGCCTTTGAACATGGAGCGATTGTGGGCCGGCGACGTGCGGCAGTTGCCGATCGGTCAGCAGACCCAGGCCCTCAATCTCACCGCGCCCCCGCCGGGGGTTGTGCCCTCGATGTACGGCCAGAGCGACGTGAAACCCTGTCCGAACGCGGAGGCCGCGCCGGGCGAGCACGCcgaacaacaacaacaacaagaagaagaagaacagcCGATGATTTGTATGATATGCGAAGACAAAGCGACGGGGTTGCACTACGGAATAATCACTTGCGAGGGTTGCAAAGGGTTTTTTAAACGGACCGTACAAAATAGGAGGGTGTATACTTGTGTGGCGGACGGGAATTGTGAAATAACCAAAGCGCAAAGGAATAGGTGTCAGTATTGCAGATTTAAAAAGTGTATAGAACAAGGAATGGTACTACAAG CCGTTAGGGAAGATCGAATGCCGGGAGGGCGCAACAGCGGCGCCGTTTACAACCTGTACaaagttaaatataaaaaacacaaaaaaccgTCGGCCAAACAACAAACGAAACCGATCGACAAAAACCTACTCGGCCATCAATTCAAAACGGAACCGCCGCCCGGCATCCCCTCCAATCTAGTGAACGGCACCATCTTGAAAACCGCCCTGACCAATCCCAGCGAAGTGATCCGTCTGCGGCAGCGGCTGGACAGCGCGGTGTCGTCGTCGCGCGACCGAAATTTCTCCGTCGAATATTCCCTATCGATGATAAAAACACTCATAGACTGTGATGAATTCCAAGACATCGCCACGTTGCAAAACCTCGACGAACTCCTCGATCACAATACGGACTTGAGCGAAAAGTTGTGCAACATCGGCGATTCGATCGTTTACAAATTGGTGCAATGGACAAAGAGGTTGCCCTTTTATCTGGAACTGCCCGTCGAGGTGCACACCAGACTTTTGACGCACAAATGGCACGAGCTGTTGGTCTTGACCACGTCCGCCTACCAAGCCATCCACAAAGTCGCCACCGAGCAAATGGCCACCACCTTCATCGAACCGGATTTCTCCCAGGAG GTGGAATCGAATTTGTGCACGCTCCAAAATTGTCTGATTTCGATGATGGGTAGAGAAATAACGATCGAGCAGCTGCGCCAGGACGTGGGTCTGATGATCGAGAGGATCACCCACGTAACTTTGATGTTTAGGCAGATCAAATTAACTATGGAAGAATATGTGTGCCTTAAAGTAATTACGATGTTGAATCAAG CGAAACCTGCCAGTAGTTCGGGACCCAGTGAATTGGAAACGATCCACGAAAGATACATGACTTGCCTGCGCGTTTACACGCAACACATGTACCCTCAACAGACGACGAGATTCCAAGACCTTCTAGTTAGACTGCCGGAA ATCCAATCGGCCGCCTCGCTTCTACTAGAAAGCAAAATGTTTTACGTTCCTTTCCTTTTGAATTCGGCGATTCAAAGGTAG
- the LOC130447652 gene encoding hormone receptor 4 isoform X3 — protein MTDAVLNPPSPDSTPLQLHHPEPTLEKVPNRLEESGVFDGGGGGTPSVIKSLPVIRSHSPPVRPQPQFSPSQPPRPHSSPGRPANISPRTSPVIRHAPLFPPTAASAQEPTSSISSRSVIISQQQPTQNPQLWLKHSRINGVKPELIGGTFGVKTELIGGNFNVKPELIGGNYVGAPVDVKPPGSPMSRSGPVRQTPTVIMGEAGGVRTMIWSQPSSPANDPQLHPTTSNWPQVSNTDESAAQLLLNLGQDRLRPASRNVVSSPSPTSQFAGGSPLNMERLWAGDVRQLPIGQQTQALNLTAPPPGVVPSMYGQSDVKPCPNAEAAPGEHAEQQQQQEEEEQPMICMICEDKATGLHYGIITCEGCKGFFKRTVQNRRVYTCVADGNCEITKAQRNRCQYCRFKKCIEQGMVLQAVREDRMPGGRNSGAVYNLYKVKYKKHKKPSAKQQTKPIDKNLLGHQFKTEPPPGIPSNLVNGTILKTALTNPSEVIRLRQRLDSAVSSSRDRNFSVEYSLSMIKTLIDCDEFQDIATLQNLDELLDHNTDLSEKLCNIGDSIVYKLVQWTKRLPFYLELPVEVHTRLLTHKWHELLVLTTSAYQAIHKVATEQMATTFIEPDFSQEVESNLCTLQNCLISMMGREITIEQLRQDVGLMIERITHVTLMFRQIKLTMEEYVCLKVITMLNQAKPASSSGPSELETIHERYMTCLRVYTQHMYPQQTTRFQDLLVRLPEVSLISAVPRSNLTKPLTFQIQSAASLLLESKMFYVPFLLNSAIQR, from the exons ATGACCGACGCCGTTCTCAATCCCCCGAGCCCCGATTCCACGCCGCTTCAACTCCACCACCCAGAACCGACGCTCGAAAAAGTACCGAACCGACTAGAAGAATCCGGCGTCTTCGATGGAGGCGGCGGAGGGACCCCGAGCGTCATCAA ATCTCTTCCGGTTATAAGATCGCACAGTCCGCCGGTACGACCCCAACCGCAATTCAGTCCCTCGCAACCGCCCCGACCGCACAGTTCGCCAGGTCGTCCGGCAAATATCAGCCCCCGCACGAGTCCGGTGATCAGACACGCCCCGCTATTTCCGCCGACGGCGGCGTCCGCCCAAGAACCCACGTCGTCGATTTCGTCTCGAAGCGTCATCATCAGTCAACAGCAACCGACTCAAAACCCGCAATTATGGTTGAAACATTCGAGAATAAACGGCGTCAAACCCGAGCTGATCGGAGGGACGTTCGGAGTGAAAACCGAATTAATCGGGGGTAATTTCAACGTTAAACCCGAATTAATCGGCGGAAATTACGTCGGCGCGCCCGTGGACGTCAAACCCCCCGGTAGTCCGATGAGCAGAAGCGGTCCAGTGCGACAAACGCCTACCGTGATCATGGGAGAGGCGGGCGGAGTTCGCACGATGATCTGGTCGCAGCCTTCGTCGCCCGCAAACGACCCGCAGCTCCATCCCACCACCTCCAATTGGCCCCAAGTGAGCAACACCGACGAGAGCGCGGCGCAGCTCCTGCTGAATCTCGGCCAAGACCGACTGCGCCCCGCCAGTAGAAACGTGGTGTCGTCGCCGTCGCCGACGTCCCAATTCGCCGGAGGATCGCCTTTGAACATGGAGCGATTGTGGGCCGGCGACGTGCGGCAGTTGCCGATCGGTCAGCAGACCCAGGCCCTCAATCTCACCGCGCCCCCGCCGGGGGTTGTGCCCTCGATGTACGGCCAGAGCGACGTGAAACCCTGTCCGAACGCGGAGGCCGCGCCGGGCGAGCACGCcgaacaacaacaacaacaagaagaagaagaacagcCGATGATTTGTATGATATGCGAAGACAAAGCGACGGGGTTGCACTACGGAATAATCACTTGCGAGGGTTGCAAAGGGTTTTTTAAACGGACCGTACAAAATAGGAGGGTGTATACTTGTGTGGCGGACGGGAATTGTGAAATAACCAAAGCGCAAAGGAATAGGTGTCAGTATTGCAGATTTAAAAAGTGTATAGAACAAGGAATGGTACTACAAG CCGTTAGGGAAGATCGAATGCCGGGAGGGCGCAACAGCGGCGCCGTTTACAACCTGTACaaagttaaatataaaaaacacaaaaaaccgTCGGCCAAACAACAAACGAAACCGATCGACAAAAACCTACTCGGCCATCAATTCAAAACGGAACCGCCGCCCGGCATCCCCTCCAATCTAGTGAACGGCACCATCTTGAAAACCGCCCTGACCAATCCCAGCGAAGTGATCCGTCTGCGGCAGCGGCTGGACAGCGCGGTGTCGTCGTCGCGCGACCGAAATTTCTCCGTCGAATATTCCCTATCGATGATAAAAACACTCATAGACTGTGATGAATTCCAAGACATCGCCACGTTGCAAAACCTCGACGAACTCCTCGATCACAATACGGACTTGAGCGAAAAGTTGTGCAACATCGGCGATTCGATCGTTTACAAATTGGTGCAATGGACAAAGAGGTTGCCCTTTTATCTGGAACTGCCCGTCGAGGTGCACACCAGACTTTTGACGCACAAATGGCACGAGCTGTTGGTCTTGACCACGTCCGCCTACCAAGCCATCCACAAAGTCGCCACCGAGCAAATGGCCACCACCTTCATCGAACCGGATTTCTCCCAGGAG GTGGAATCGAATTTGTGCACGCTCCAAAATTGTCTGATTTCGATGATGGGTAGAGAAATAACGATCGAGCAGCTGCGCCAGGACGTGGGTCTGATGATCGAGAGGATCACCCACGTAACTTTGATGTTTAGGCAGATCAAATTAACTATGGAAGAATATGTGTGCCTTAAAGTAATTACGATGTTGAATCAAG CGAAACCTGCCAGTAGTTCGGGACCCAGTGAATTGGAAACGATCCACGAAAGATACATGACTTGCCTGCGCGTTTACACGCAACACATGTACCCTCAACAGACGACGAGATTCCAAGACCTTCTAGTTAGACTGCCGGAAGTGAGTTTGATTTCCGCGGTCCCGCGCTCGAATTTAACCAAACCTTTGACGTTTCAGATCCAATCGGCCGCCTCGCTTCTACTAGAAAGCAAAATGTTTTACGTTCCTTTCCTTTTGAATTCGGCGATTCAAAGGTAG
- the LOC130447652 gene encoding hormone receptor 4 isoform X1, translating into MGETQISGIMTLTRTPCELDKMSLFQDLKLKRRKVDSRCSSDGESVADTSTSSPDLLSPSSPKMTDAVLNPPSPDSTPLQLHHPEPTLEKVPNRLEESGVFDGGGGGTPSVIKSLPVIRSHSPPVRPQPQFSPSQPPRPHSSPGRPANISPRTSPVIRHAPLFPPTAASAQEPTSSISSRSVIISQQQPTQNPQLWLKHSRINGVKPELIGGTFGVKTELIGGNFNVKPELIGGNYVGAPVDVKPPGSPMSRSGPVRQTPTVIMGEAGGVRTMIWSQPSSPANDPQLHPTTSNWPQVSNTDESAAQLLLNLGQDRLRPASRNVVSSPSPTSQFAGGSPLNMERLWAGDVRQLPIGQQTQALNLTAPPPGVVPSMYGQSDVKPCPNAEAAPGEHAEQQQQQEEEEQPMICMICEDKATGLHYGIITCEGCKGFFKRTVQNRRVYTCVADGNCEITKAQRNRCQYCRFKKCIEQGMVLQAVREDRMPGGRNSGAVYNLYKVKYKKHKKPSAKQQTKPIDKNLLGHQFKTEPPPGIPSNLVNGTILKTALTNPSEVIRLRQRLDSAVSSSRDRNFSVEYSLSMIKTLIDCDEFQDIATLQNLDELLDHNTDLSEKLCNIGDSIVYKLVQWTKRLPFYLELPVEVHTRLLTHKWHELLVLTTSAYQAIHKVATEQMATTFIEPDFSQEVESNLCTLQNCLISMMGREITIEQLRQDVGLMIERITHVTLMFRQIKLTMEEYVCLKVITMLNQAKPASSSGPSELETIHERYMTCLRVYTQHMYPQQTTRFQDLLVRLPEVSLISAVPRSNLTKPLTFQIQSAASLLLESKMFYVPFLLNSAIQR; encoded by the exons ATGGGAGAAACACAAATTTCAG gAATTATGACCTTAACGCGCACTCCTTGTGAGCTCGACAAGATGAGCCTTTTCCAAGATTTGAAATTGAAGAGGAGGAAAGTGGATTCTCGTTGCAGTAGTGACG GCGAATCTGTCGCCGATACAAGCACCTCGTCGCCCGATCTCCTGAGTCCATCGTCCCCGAAAATGACCGACGCCGTTCTCAATCCCCCGAGCCCCGATTCCACGCCGCTTCAACTCCACCACCCAGAACCGACGCTCGAAAAAGTACCGAACCGACTAGAAGAATCCGGCGTCTTCGATGGAGGCGGCGGAGGGACCCCGAGCGTCATCAA ATCTCTTCCGGTTATAAGATCGCACAGTCCGCCGGTACGACCCCAACCGCAATTCAGTCCCTCGCAACCGCCCCGACCGCACAGTTCGCCAGGTCGTCCGGCAAATATCAGCCCCCGCACGAGTCCGGTGATCAGACACGCCCCGCTATTTCCGCCGACGGCGGCGTCCGCCCAAGAACCCACGTCGTCGATTTCGTCTCGAAGCGTCATCATCAGTCAACAGCAACCGACTCAAAACCCGCAATTATGGTTGAAACATTCGAGAATAAACGGCGTCAAACCCGAGCTGATCGGAGGGACGTTCGGAGTGAAAACCGAATTAATCGGGGGTAATTTCAACGTTAAACCCGAATTAATCGGCGGAAATTACGTCGGCGCGCCCGTGGACGTCAAACCCCCCGGTAGTCCGATGAGCAGAAGCGGTCCAGTGCGACAAACGCCTACCGTGATCATGGGAGAGGCGGGCGGAGTTCGCACGATGATCTGGTCGCAGCCTTCGTCGCCCGCAAACGACCCGCAGCTCCATCCCACCACCTCCAATTGGCCCCAAGTGAGCAACACCGACGAGAGCGCGGCGCAGCTCCTGCTGAATCTCGGCCAAGACCGACTGCGCCCCGCCAGTAGAAACGTGGTGTCGTCGCCGTCGCCGACGTCCCAATTCGCCGGAGGATCGCCTTTGAACATGGAGCGATTGTGGGCCGGCGACGTGCGGCAGTTGCCGATCGGTCAGCAGACCCAGGCCCTCAATCTCACCGCGCCCCCGCCGGGGGTTGTGCCCTCGATGTACGGCCAGAGCGACGTGAAACCCTGTCCGAACGCGGAGGCCGCGCCGGGCGAGCACGCcgaacaacaacaacaacaagaagaagaagaacagcCGATGATTTGTATGATATGCGAAGACAAAGCGACGGGGTTGCACTACGGAATAATCACTTGCGAGGGTTGCAAAGGGTTTTTTAAACGGACCGTACAAAATAGGAGGGTGTATACTTGTGTGGCGGACGGGAATTGTGAAATAACCAAAGCGCAAAGGAATAGGTGTCAGTATTGCAGATTTAAAAAGTGTATAGAACAAGGAATGGTACTACAAG CCGTTAGGGAAGATCGAATGCCGGGAGGGCGCAACAGCGGCGCCGTTTACAACCTGTACaaagttaaatataaaaaacacaaaaaaccgTCGGCCAAACAACAAACGAAACCGATCGACAAAAACCTACTCGGCCATCAATTCAAAACGGAACCGCCGCCCGGCATCCCCTCCAATCTAGTGAACGGCACCATCTTGAAAACCGCCCTGACCAATCCCAGCGAAGTGATCCGTCTGCGGCAGCGGCTGGACAGCGCGGTGTCGTCGTCGCGCGACCGAAATTTCTCCGTCGAATATTCCCTATCGATGATAAAAACACTCATAGACTGTGATGAATTCCAAGACATCGCCACGTTGCAAAACCTCGACGAACTCCTCGATCACAATACGGACTTGAGCGAAAAGTTGTGCAACATCGGCGATTCGATCGTTTACAAATTGGTGCAATGGACAAAGAGGTTGCCCTTTTATCTGGAACTGCCCGTCGAGGTGCACACCAGACTTTTGACGCACAAATGGCACGAGCTGTTGGTCTTGACCACGTCCGCCTACCAAGCCATCCACAAAGTCGCCACCGAGCAAATGGCCACCACCTTCATCGAACCGGATTTCTCCCAGGAG GTGGAATCGAATTTGTGCACGCTCCAAAATTGTCTGATTTCGATGATGGGTAGAGAAATAACGATCGAGCAGCTGCGCCAGGACGTGGGTCTGATGATCGAGAGGATCACCCACGTAACTTTGATGTTTAGGCAGATCAAATTAACTATGGAAGAATATGTGTGCCTTAAAGTAATTACGATGTTGAATCAAG CGAAACCTGCCAGTAGTTCGGGACCCAGTGAATTGGAAACGATCCACGAAAGATACATGACTTGCCTGCGCGTTTACACGCAACACATGTACCCTCAACAGACGACGAGATTCCAAGACCTTCTAGTTAGACTGCCGGAAGTGAGTTTGATTTCCGCGGTCCCGCGCTCGAATTTAACCAAACCTTTGACGTTTCAGATCCAATCGGCCGCCTCGCTTCTACTAGAAAGCAAAATGTTTTACGTTCCTTTCCTTTTGAATTCGGCGATTCAAAGGTAG